Genomic segment of Nilaparvata lugens isolate BPH chromosome 6, ASM1435652v1, whole genome shotgun sequence:
gtaaattcatgggctctactccgaaagaacatcaggggttcgccaatcaataaactagtcaaacgaagacgccaaaaattccaagaggtgggtgttaatgattgaactagttttatctgatctataaattctttaggttggagatagcggtctgtattgtcaaaacggcctaattcattgaaactgtgtagtgaatcaaacgttgctatgggaataggctctatattctcgtgcggaaattgatgtatttgactttcaagttgtactaacttctcttgggcctgtttccaatgactagaagcttctgtttcattatctactacttcggcatttaattcagatgaaaataattgctgttctccaacggctgtctccaatgaattaagttgtactttgttttgatttatatcagaatttaggtgagctatttgtgtagatttactattctgttgtttatttatggaaataagttgactattgttcctgtttgtagctatttcatgaattgtgaagtgttttgtgctggtaggttatctattctttccgcagtctccttatccattcttaccgatgtatccttcagtgattcccgcatttccttcatttccgcctttaagttcttcattactgtggtcattgttttttctaaactattagaaaatgacttgatcatcccctctactataacccttcttattgcttcttgggagacatttaacggtttattactgttcacaggattcttggcggtgattgaagagatctgggcgttggactccatcgcgcccccctcagcgtcgatctccgctactatcgccgtctgcagtgtgtctgctaccttactttgcgtggacgaaaagagactcatattttaaaaatggattaagtgtcaagtgtttgttaaaaaagtgaaagttttggccaacaaggcattaataaggacacaaatgaggataggcctatggacattacaagccaggtaacctatttattacttaagctcttataatataataatactattcattgatttctgactagcagtttagcccataaaatataatagctctctctataaaatatattttctacagtactataatataaaattttctttaaaacatataatttctctctatttaaagctcttgattccccaaaaagtaatacaaatttcccttcgccagttttcctcaaactcgtataagttatctataattttcagtatggttattgacttaatttcaaataattattcaatgagcttggctctcatcatcagtcccacgttggtacgacatgtctttctgtcacgttattctttatatttaaataacgattagcctcctgcttggcatcagtcggtaaagcatgagatttaatataattaggtcgtggttttctaatagtattcagtcttaaaaaatcttgataggcctagatatgggcttctcctataactcttgtaattcaataaataataaatatatataaaaatgatacttatactatagagatgaggaataaaaaataaattgcacaccatgaaaatttcacacatatattacacaaataatgcaaagatcaatcgaggcaaaaaatatatatagagcgataaaaaatataatataaaaaaaatagaacaatatttgaaatcaataaaaatatcacaggctaaactttatattctagatttgtggcacgaatcattaccatgtgcctttatcttgaaatcatatgcattctttggcatgtagccgtgacatgtacttgctaatacttgtcggcttggataattcaatcaaaaatatgtgctctaaaatcagcttgataacttagccactaataatccaaatatatatatatattaaaatctctagtatttagtagatttatttgtatcgaatatatatttttatctcagggtgcaagattcggcacctgacggaataggtagagccattcatctagtgaattagaactataataaattatcgcaaattgtattgcaaaaaattaatattatatgcatatgttttaatagcctagatttcgtacttctttgattaaatagaaatttctaaaatattgatctatatttttctttcaattaaatacctttatactaatttttacttgcgcaagtattactcttattaatttctcaatttataataaccctttcggcgagctagctttgatcatcagattaattcgaagcactagggcgcccatcactaaattcaaatttaatcactcacgtgtcgaaaatcttcttgtaagccgccgatgtcgatccaactccatgtggtccgggaatatggtagccggaatcgtctcctccaaggggttataaatttaattcaaaaatgaaaatgacttctgcttcacaatagcatcacgaagtcttttaagaaatttaataatttactttaactttaacttttacaaaatcattagtaaggtactacgctctaaaatatttggggtcctcttatggtggcatttggctggcgagtgctggttcttccttctcaagttttacagatcctctttccgactttcaaattagcataaaatttaaatatctcaatcctccgccattaaattcaaatagatcttacaaaaaatgctaaaatattgcttagattatatgattaataatttctttgcattcgagccatattgataacatagattacacaatttttacacaaaatctagtacatttatataaatatatataaatatttttgaattggcctacagttgccgcctattaactgccgttttactattggtgcatgcaaattttattaggtattcatgcgcctggtaactcttatttcctgaatacattaaattatttttatttggttttttatttatgctctttgcatgctagttaatattctatatattaatattaattccatactaactaataattagccacgtggacgggtgttttttcacattgcacaccatccgaatgcaataaagctctgccaaggggttttggtcagattctacgttcttcggtttgatcgatctctaggtcaccgatccgtgaatacatctacataacctcaatcttcaaatattttatataataatctatttatgagcaataaacttccttcaaatcctttttaggttcttgtaccatttagccagaacaagctgatgctatctaatcttggttattatctgcttggcgatattagccaattactttatttttagacctattactatttctgttagggctttttatctacccagatttaaatatgttacaggatataataaaaaattctataagtttgtatgctgacataaaacacaaaatatattcccatagaaaaaatgtgcataaaatattcgatataactataattcacttaaataatctatttttaaaatctgaataattatcacaggctttgctaatattcacaataatgaatttcaaattcataaatatattatatttaatactggtacttagacttccaatcaatacaaaattctaccaataaaaacctgttcggtctataagtttgatatggtatacttggttcaattaacaaaattaatattaataaattaattttcaaacatgagatctcagggatttatatgaattcgggctgtgcatggaagtaagcttcctacatataataaataaatttataaaatgttcttgtgaactatgtgatattgttcaacacgtggtgactttttattttaactctaattaattggaatagcgcttttttattaattattaccccactgaacgtagacaaatgagctcatttggtttgacttatcactcactgactgaagttctggatgttctcgtggattgaattaattatttccaataattaattaggtaggctccttttcgtcactgctgggctaacgtgtgatccagatttttataagtttctttcgaattaaagctatttttatgggaatctttacaattacgaactccttgacagcactgagttcacaaacaattaacattcaacaaacatacattacatttaaaaaagggtttggcttaataattcgtTAAAAAATTCcttttaaaaggaataagaaaagaccctaaactccatgtgcatcctctcgagTTGGGATCTTcagccagaagaaagaggttttcagaaaaatttgcttcttcctagaataattctataagctactctctgattggccctcaatttaatagactcaatacaattggttgccttgggaatcagggcttcctcggctttacaatagaaaaaattaaataaaagaagtttttatacagatatatggggtatttatcttaaattgaattcataaataaatcgtaacatacgattttaatagataatacatttagtttttatatgagtttttttatactcttgatttatcatgcttttttggattgtaataatatttgtatagaaataatagttatttgtaattctacacatcgacttcctttagtatacataatatatcctttatgagtgaattttatatgattcaaccggtcatatgggttgatcgaataatcagctgattcattcagtattggttcggataattatcgatttatccaagatcgactaattcttttcaaaacgtaaacaagtaactctaacctcaatgttcatgcattttattttattttttatatttgtaatccgccaataataattatgccgctttataattttttgatcttaccatgagttctcataattattaatcacaataatacatattttcttatcgttgttgataatgctattactcctaatcactaataatacttgatttgaattgatttactctttagataggtctaaccttctttccaattttatagttctattacattttattggctcatttagaaatatttggtggtttcaaattaccacgtgacacaaaacgccctctgatttctgatttaaaacgacaattcgagaatataatataaattttatgatccagttggttttggatcagaaatcatatatgttacaaagtctgctaataactctactgagaatcttacctcctaacaattcaacaacatatacaacaataaataaattcaattcaaatacatacgccttacatcggccaatctccttctacacacaatacacaatataaactatctcctcctccatacataatataaatcttttttctaatccacgctctgccctcaggccagaagcacatttgaatgttggtgcaaaatcattgccaacctaacaaactgataattctccgacttgcagagtataacatattttctccctcaacatagaacagtgacttgtacattttcatttcattctcttgcagaaattgggctttgttttcatgtaatggatatttttaaagataatctttggtaggttttatcaacacgaacttcttattcctctaatacattgagacttgggattaatgcttttggtggtaactatgcggtttgatcatttggcggataattttaatgattttcttaatagtttatacataaataataataatataatatttctataatatctctacatgcaattcacatttatatgacacttgatcttcttattcggggtatcaactttgatgatttaataggcattgactattctggttttcgtagtgtacagctggtttacgttggcttcggcttgtcacttgtcgccatcttgatgtttcttcctgctacatgaaggtaagttggctttttaacattagaagttatttattctcttgtttcattAATAAGAAAGGTGGTAAaaaaatggtttctaaattttttatttctttattttcaggtgttgttgttcgaagtggatactcgtctgcgaaataagtgtgttgcctggtgtttgtttggtacgtatttgttgacaggtagatccatgaatccaaatattattgtttatattcttatcgcttattgtctcgataatacggtttgagattagaaatattttcccaccaagttaaatttggtttgctttcttcatacaactgaacggtattacgttcagttacggctgctgtccggttgttatttatagatgaggctgtcctgatgatgatttatccttcataaatataaaacctcGGTATCTTGTATACCTTTTCAAACAATTCTTAGCTTCATTAATGGTTATATATTTCagtccattctttttccaatcatcttGTAGTCTTAATGCATTTTTCCTGTCACTTTCATTTAATGTTCTCGGTTTCAGTTCGTTATAAAAtagtaggctcacaacaataaacatttttataatataaccTTTCCCATCCTCAATGatagattcttttaataacaACAACATAATATCTTCTATCATACCTACAACGCAGTCCtttatccatatcacagccataacaaatagtatacaataCATCAGAACATTTATCCTttctttaacaatataatctctcaacatgtaatagtcaggtactttcactctcttattataatttcttatttcttttaatCTTCTTAAACACTGTTTATCCTTCATCAAACTCAATACGTagtccactttattattatcatccatgCATGTTTCAATCGTAGTTTTCCTTTCAGTTCCGTTTTTAACCCTGTATGAATCCCTATTAGTCCTTCCGTTAGCTCCAGTTTCCTTCCATTTATTAgatccattttgccggtcacatcgctgatcttctgctttaaagcgaatgtgccgcggatgcatgccgtcgatctccggtcctccatcctggtctcggtccggaatcctcctcgggcgtttgaaaCGGGCATGCGGCTGGTATCGTCGCGCGcggtacttctttttcttccgcctgactttccgcctccgggccttgcggtgcatgccTCTTTTCTCCTGTAGTCGGTCATGCAGTCGGTCGTCCGGTGTCTGCCTCGGGCgtttccgtctccgggccttgcggtgggcgTTCCTCCGATCCTGCATGTTGTCCTCCCGGTACTCACTGGTATCTTCCTTCCCATCCTTGGTATGCCTCGGTGTGGTCGATTGATGCGTGGGTGTAGGCTCGGTGCGCGGATGCTTGGTGGTGGTCCtttgatgcgcgggtgtggcGTTCAAAACGAGTTCATCGCATGTGGGCTCCATATTACATAATTCTTCTACTGTAACCTGGTGTTCCtcggtggcgggttgctcttcctgcggtgatggttCTTCAGTGGGAAATATAAGGCTCAAGAGGGATTGATGTTTACAGGGCGTTTCAAGTGCATGGCGGGCGGCGGTTTTgtgtggtaggctgtcttgtatgggctcctgtgtgtctggtgTGGGTCatttgcatgttgattttgtgttgtCCTTGTTGTATGTGCTATTGTATAAGATGTATTTGTTGGTtatgattttgtttattttcgtcCTGTTTTGTGAAGGTTATTTTccgtttattatttctattccagTGATCTCTGTTATCATAATATGCCTCTTTGTGATGCTGTTTACTGTTTCGGTATTGGaacttatttctataattattatcaaatgattgaACTCTGTTATTATTTTCAGTATACTTCGCTCTTTGCGCATTTGCTCTAGCATTTGCtatatgattttcattattactgttttgtttgaaattactattttgctgattaaaatttcttgcttgtttatttatatgatttggcTCAGAAGTAGCTGATTGGATAGAATGTAAATGTTCTATCATTTCTTCAcaactggaaatcgaagataccgccagtgtcatgcgaacattgtaaggaagcttttttgataagatgTGAACCAGTGATGAATCAGCTAGAGATTCGTCTAACTGATAGTTTCTATACATTAAATCTGCTATAAAATCAGTGTAGGATTGTCCATTTCTGCTATCGTAAgtgcataaaataatttctgacaatgcgtccatctgtttacatttactccaatactgttgcaggaactgggagatgaagtcctccaggctgttgatatctcgcatccggctctggaaaaacatcagcggctcgccaagtagtagactggacagttggaagcgccatactaaccaagaggtgggtatcaattcctgaatagcttttatttgatctatgaatggtctgggttgcatatgacggtaggaattatcgaattttccaagactttgaaaaagttgagtgccGTTTACTACTTCATTCGGTGTATACTGCATTTGACTGACTGGGATATTTTCCATGCGTGTttctattctggagactcgttcttcatttgcgatccatttatcattcataattttcttatgtgtattcacttcatcatacaatccggTTAGCTTCAACTGCTGTCCGCCTATAGCATTCTCCAATATGCTGTATCTCTCACTTGATTTTGCCCCCTCCTCCGCTAAATTTGCCATACATGCCTGCACGTTAATTTGTTCCTTAactatctctattattttcttgttattttcttctactttcgactctatctcgcccttattttctaacacctttcccatgaccgttcccatgatagcggtgcccagctccttacccaatacgtccacctgtttttcaacttcctttggtacgtcatccaaccgttcatttatttgacaggtgACATCATCTAGACGAGTTTCTAGCTTTTTGATAACTGCAGATTGAGTATCTATTtttgtatctattatatttctcacttcctccctgaagctagaaaattttGCATCCATGGTTTTAATACCTTCTTGTACAGTCTTGGTAATATTTTCAGTGATAGTTTCACTATTTTTCTGCATAGCTTCCCGGTTTGCCTTCGCTTCGTTGTCCTGTCTTGCTAAGATTTGACTGAGCATGAGTTTGAGTTCGTTTGTTGAATCATTTGCCATAAGATTGGTAATGTAaccgactgaagagtctaatgttgtattgcgtttttccaggttggtggcGGATGGCGGTTGACTGGCGATATCGGATGGCGATTGGGTAGCGGCATTCTCCGTTCCTTCGGCGAcgcttggagcgatctgcggagacgccggtaccgggttggacgccctcactccctcatccGGACTCTCATCGGACTTACTCGCATCGACGACGTTATCaatcttcgtagaagacaattgggctaagttttgcgggtcgaaactgatggagcatatgccgcctccctctctctctcgtggggtctccgctgcatCGTCCTGGGGCTGTTGATTTGCCGGTGTCGTGGCTACATAGTTTTTGGGGATGTtcgctgaagtaggaaatttgcgagttagccggcgactggttcatggtgacgttattattgaatacttcgagtaaatagccaagtgtgttgccaagtctcaggaatattaaaatggattcagtgatagtgcctattctggataaaattgtgttgtgttgaagtttcaagtgtcatatacatatattacaaaaagaccttctagtgctacaggtacgcttatcaacatagacagatatggcttacaaattacactaatatagttcttaaaattttaattagggtcttatcctcctgaataacgatagtattataatgcctcaaataacctataaccctggtcagcatacaatgtctagattcaaagatcaaaatcaaaatttttactataacttttatggaaatttccatccaattttctctattatgagaattatgttctcaaactcgtgtgatacagtttgtctgtatttatgcagcttgaaaaattttaatttgaagagcaactcaattattttagccagaaacttacaatagatcatcagatatatcttgttgaatcaacttcagattatgtttcttgcagctttcagttttatcaataatttcattaatcattgatagtaagattgagtaggtaagcttttcatcatgccccacgttgggcgccattgtgtgaagttgtgctcctgggggggttatctcttatgatagagtcccacgttatgaagctattgtgagaagttgtagattgtaattccttcacagataatatgGTGTTTCTGGTACTTacaagagcagtctctaaattccctcttttgcgaataaattcacaaaaaattaaggccttccggctcgcaaaattactgggttcaaacatcagctctagctcagtggtagaaacatgaattttataagtacaaataatcaccataaggttcaaggaccaggtattgataattcttaccgctgcttctatgaagttcttgaagaataccagtaaggaaattaaaagaatatttgatgactgattatcagtaaccatgtaccactagagaataatcaggatcaactatagttgtttctagttgattcttaaaacgctcgtcgtgagtacaagtattcaccaatataccctttcaaaattccttagaacttacaacgccagttcttgaagctctctggatccttatatgatataactggaaccttattactataatttcttaatatgcttgttctggctgataaactgaatatcatcaaaggatgataaatattgagtgctttgaataaggttaatattatttgattcaataattttaaatgctgctaaatattggtgatattaaaacagctcaaactatataacacgagatgaattgggatataataaaaaattctataagtttgtatgctgacataaaacacaaaatatattcccatagaaaaaatgtgcataaaatattcgatataactataattcacttaaataatctatttttaaaatctgaataattatcacaggctttgctaatattcacaataatgaatttcaaattcataaatatattatatttaatactggtacttagacttccaatcaatacaaaattctaccaataaaaacctgttcggtctataagtttgatatggtatacttggttcaattaacaaaattaatatttaataaattaattttcaaacatgagatctcagggatttatatgaattcgggctgtgcatggaagtaagcttcctacatataataaataaatttataaaatgttcttgtgaactatgtgatattgttcaacacgtggtgactttttattttaactctaattaattggaatagcgcttttttattaattattaccccactgaacgtagacaaatgagctcatttggtttgacttatcactcactgactgaagttctggatgttctcgtggattgaattaattatttccaataattaattaggtaggctccttttcgtcactgctgggctaacgtgtgatccagatttttataagtttctttcgaattaaagctatttttatgggaatctttacaattacgaactccttgacagcactgagttcacaaacaattaacattcaacaaacatacattacatttaaaaaagggtttggcttaataattcgtTAAAAATTCcttttaaaaggaataagaaaagaccctaaactccatgtgcatcctctcgagTTGGGATCTTcagccagaagaaagaggttttcagaaaaatttgcttcttcctagaataattctataagctactctctgattggccctcaatttaatagactcaatacaattggttgccttgggaatcagggcttcctcggctttacaatagaaaaaattaaataaaagaagtttttatacagatatatggggtatttatcttaaattgaattcataaataaatcgtaacatacgattttaatagataatacatttagtttttatatgagtttttttatactcttgatttatcatgcttttttggattgtaataaatatttgtatagaaataatagttatttgtaattctacacatcgacttcctttagtatacataatatatcctttatgagtgaattttatatgattcaaccggtcatatgggttgatcgaataatcagctgattcattcagtattggtttggataattatcgatttatccaagatcgactaattcttttcaaaacgtaaacaagtaactctaacctcaatgttcatgcattt
This window contains:
- the LOC120351799 gene encoding uncharacterized protein LOC120351799, which encodes MKSSRLLISRIRLWKNISGSPSSRLDSWKRHTNQEVGGGWRLTGDIGWRLGSGILRSFGDAWSDLRRRRYRVGRPHSLIRTLIGLTRIDDVINLRRRQLG